A stretch of Candidatus Krumholzibacteriia bacterium DNA encodes these proteins:
- the guaA gene encoding glutamine-hydrolyzing GMP synthase — MRDSQTHDTIAVLDFGGQYAHLIATKVRALGVRAEIRDPDDPTDSFRHYKGLILSGSPALSAHDEDSGWSRGVLDLGLPVLGFCFGHQEIAKHAGGSVANSQREYGAATLHRLADSPLFAGLAPAEPVWMSHGDTVTHLAGGFVELGYSTGGADAGQSHRNAAIACEQRRQYGLQFHPEVDDTPCGARILHNFAVGICGAQADWAVGEQIEARAAAIRDEVGDRHVLLLASGGVDSTVAALLFQRALGTERLQLLHIDNGLMRKDESARVAAALHALGLGSSLHVVDASDEFLGALEGLTDPEAKRKAIGDTFVAVFEREAAKLDLEHALLGQGTIYPDTIETGGTKRADLIKTHHNRVPLIEAMIRQGKVVEPLRDLYKTEVRELGRAFGLDPASLERHPFPGPGLGIRVACAASVPPEYDASRLQDESDRVVREAASREPAIAALRCLPLPVRSVGVKADLRSYEHPLLLVGPDPGWERLTALATSLAKRVHGINRCLYECSGRLPRRVELVPATVTRRRLELLRKLDDIVMRALERHGLMQEIWQCPTVLVPLRLDGRGEELVVVRPVLSERAMTARPGSLGDACIAELRRDLLRFDAVSGLAIDVTTKPPATIEWE; from the coding sequence GTGCGCGACAGCCAGACTCACGACACCATCGCCGTCCTCGACTTCGGCGGCCAGTACGCCCATCTCATCGCCACGAAGGTGCGCGCCCTCGGTGTGCGCGCCGAGATCCGCGATCCAGACGACCCGACGGATTCCTTCCGCCACTACAAGGGCCTGATTCTCTCGGGGAGTCCGGCACTCTCCGCCCATGACGAGGACTCCGGCTGGAGCCGCGGGGTGCTCGATCTGGGCTTGCCGGTGCTGGGCTTTTGCTTCGGCCACCAGGAAATCGCCAAGCACGCTGGCGGCAGCGTGGCGAATTCCCAGCGCGAGTACGGCGCCGCCACCTTGCACCGCCTGGCGGATTCGCCGCTCTTTGCCGGTCTGGCTCCCGCGGAACCCGTGTGGATGAGCCATGGCGACACGGTGACGCACTTGGCCGGCGGCTTCGTCGAACTCGGTTACTCCACCGGTGGCGCCGACGCCGGGCAGTCGCACCGCAACGCTGCCATCGCCTGCGAACAGCGGCGCCAGTACGGCCTGCAGTTCCACCCCGAGGTGGACGACACACCGTGCGGGGCGCGCATCCTCCACAACTTCGCCGTCGGCATTTGCGGCGCCCAGGCGGACTGGGCCGTGGGCGAGCAGATCGAAGCGCGTGCCGCCGCCATCCGCGACGAGGTGGGCGATCGGCACGTCCTGCTCCTGGCTTCGGGCGGCGTCGATTCCACCGTCGCTGCGCTGCTCTTCCAGCGAGCGCTGGGGACGGAGCGCTTGCAGCTCCTGCACATCGACAACGGCCTCATGCGCAAGGACGAGAGCGCCCGTGTGGCAGCAGCGCTGCACGCCCTCGGGCTCGGCTCCAGCTTGCACGTCGTCGATGCGTCGGATGAGTTCCTGGGAGCGCTCGAAGGGCTCACCGATCCGGAGGCGAAGCGCAAGGCGATCGGCGATACCTTCGTCGCGGTGTTCGAGCGCGAGGCGGCGAAGCTGGACTTGGAGCACGCCCTCCTCGGTCAAGGCACGATCTACCCGGACACCATCGAGACCGGCGGCACGAAGCGCGCCGACCTCATCAAGACGCACCACAATCGCGTCCCGCTGATCGAGGCGATGATCCGGCAGGGCAAAGTGGTGGAACCGCTCCGGGACCTCTACAAGACCGAGGTGCGGGAGCTCGGACGCGCCTTCGGCCTCGACCCGGCGAGCCTCGAGCGCCATCCGTTCCCCGGCCCCGGCCTCGGAATCCGCGTGGCCTGCGCCGCTTCGGTCCCGCCGGAATACGACGCTTCCCGTTTGCAAGACGAGAGCGATCGCGTTGTGCGCGAGGCTGCGTCACGGGAGCCGGCGATCGCCGCGTTACGCTGCCTGCCACTTCCCGTGCGCTCGGTGGGCGTGAAGGCGGATCTGCGTAGCTACGAGCACCCGCTGCTCCTCGTCGGCCCCGACCCGGGCTGGGAGCGCCTGACGGCGCTGGCAACGTCCCTCGCCAAGCGCGTGCACGGCATCAATCGCTGCCTCTACGAGTGCAGCGGGCGGCTGCCACGGCGCGTCGAGCTCGTCCCGGCGACAGTGACCCGCCGGAGACTCGAGCTCTTGCGCAAGCTCGACGACATCGTCATGCGCGCTCTCGAGCGGCATGGACTGATGCAGGAGATCTGGCAGTGCCCCACGGTCCTGGTACCGCTCCGCCTGGATGGCCGCGGCGAGGAGCTCGTGGTGGTGCGCCCGGTGCTGTCGGAGCGCGCCATGACCGCCCGCCCCGGTTCCCTCGGCGACGCCTGCATCGCTGAGCTCCGGCGCGACCTCCTGCGCTTCGACGCGGTGAGCGGCCTCGCCATCGACGTCACCACCAAGCCCCCCGCCACCATCGAGTGGGAGTGA